From Molothrus ater isolate BHLD 08-10-18 breed brown headed cowbird chromosome 8, BPBGC_Mater_1.1, whole genome shotgun sequence, a single genomic window includes:
- the TMEM273 gene encoding LOW QUALITY PROTEIN: transmembrane protein 273 (The sequence of the model RefSeq protein was modified relative to this genomic sequence to represent the inferred CDS: substituted 1 base at 1 genomic stop codon): MKSXVKPLCCHNFIMPLLTSWISAPAAFLLLHFWRAKVHASGNPWEEEIDYTYVIIGVTLGAVLALGFLAVIICMIKAKEIDSVFGESDGKMDRRSNTGSSQNRYVLGEVVLVAQGGGVAR, from the exons ATGAAATCTTGAGTGAAACCACTCTGTTGTCACAACTTCATAATGCCCTTACTAACAAGCTGGATatcagcaccagcagcatttCTTCTCCTAC ATTTTTGGAGAGCAAAGGTACATGCTTCTGGAAACCCATGGGAGGAGGAAATAG ATTACACATATGTTATTATAGGAGTTACTCTGGGAGCAGTTCTAGCACTTGGTTTTCTGGCAGTAATAATATGCATGATCAAAGCCAAAGAGATTGACAGTGTCTTTGgag AGTCAGATGGCAAAATGGATAGAAG GTCAAACACAGGATCAAGCCAAAACAGGTACGTCCTGGGGGAAgtggtgctggtggcacagggaggtggAGTGGCA